A region from the Bubalus kerabau isolate K-KA32 ecotype Philippines breed swamp buffalo chromosome 23, PCC_UOA_SB_1v2, whole genome shotgun sequence genome encodes:
- the GPER1 gene encoding G-protein coupled estrogen receptor 1, producing MELLPGAYNSTAAGLELPQALANGSAALSERQQYAIGLFLSCLYTIFLFPIGFVGNLLILVVNIRFREKMTIPDLYFINLAAADLILVADSLIEVFNLDEQYYDIAALCTFMSLFLQVNMYSSVFFLTWMSFDRYLALAKAVRCGPFRTKPRARLSCGLIWMASVSATLVPFTAVHLQHSEDACFCFADVREVQWLEVTLGFLLPFAVIGLCYSLIVRVLVSAQRHRGLRPRRQKALRMILAVVLVFFVCWLPENVFISVHLLRRVPPGAAPCQRSPRHAHPLAGHVVNLAAFSNSCLNPLIYSFLGETFRDKLRLYLEQKTGLSALNRLCHAALKSVVPDSAEQAEVKLSSTV from the coding sequence ATGGAGCTGCTGCCGGGCGCCTACAACAGCACGGCCGCGGGGCTGGAGCTGCCGCAAGCGCTGGCCAACGGCTCAGCGGCGCTCTCGGAGCGGCAGCAGTACGCCATCGGGCTCTTCCTCTCCTGCCTGTACACCATCTTCCTCTTCCCCATCGGCTTCGTGGGCAACCTGCTCATCCTGGTGGTGAACATCCGCTTCCGGGAGAAGATGACCATCCCTGACCTGTACTTCATCAACCTGGCGGCTGCAGACCTCATCCTGGTGGCGGACTCACTCATCGAGGTGTTCAACCTGGACGAGCAGTACTATGACATTGCCGCACTCTGCACCTTCATGTCTCTCTTCCTGCAGGTCAACATGTACAGCAGCGTCTTCTTCCTCACCTGGATGAGCTTCGACCGCTACCTGGCCCTGGCCAAGGCCGTGCGCTGCGGCCCGTTCCGCACCAAGCCGCGCGCGCGGCTGAGCTGCGGCCTCATCTGGATGGCCTCCGTGTCCGCCACGCTGGTGCCCTTCACGGCCGTCCACCTGCAGCATAGCGAGGACGCGTGCTTCTGCTTCGCGGACGTGCGGGAGGTGCAGTGGCTGGAGGTCACGCTGGGCTTCCTGCTGCCCTTCGCTGTCATCGGCCTCTGCTACTCGCTCATCGTGCGCGTGCTGGTGAGCGCGCAGCGGCACCGCGGCCTGCGCCCGCGGAGGCAGAAGGCGCTGCGCATGATCCTGGCCGTGGTGCTGGTCTTCTTCGTGTGCTGGCTGCCCGAGAACGTCTTCATCAGCGTGCACCTGCTCCGGCGCGTGCCGCCCGGGGCCGCGCCCTGCCAGCGCTCCCCCCGCCACGCCCACCCACTGGCTGGCCACGTGGTCAACCTGGCCGCCTTCTCCAACAGCTGCCTCAACCCGCTCATCTACAGCTTCCTTGGGGAGACCTTCCGCGACAAGCTGCGGCTCTACCTGGAGCAGAAAACCGGCCTGTCGGCCTTGAACCGCCTCTGCCACGCAGCCCTGAAGTCCGTGGTCCCGGACAGCGCGGAGCAGGCCGAGGTGAAGCTCAGTAGCACCGTGTAG